Below is a genomic region from Deinococcus cellulosilyticus NBRC 106333 = KACC 11606.
CACCTTCTGATCGGCATTCAGGTGGGTCACGCCTGCATCCACCACCGTGGCCCCATATGAACGCACCGCCTGCTTTTTGACCTCGCTGGCATCCTCATACATCACCACCGTGCAGGGAAGGCCCAGGGTGCGTGCAGCAAAAGCCACCCCCTGTGCATGGTTGCCACTGGAACGGGTCAAGAGGCCACGGGGAGCCTGGAGTTGCAGGGCGGCATTCATGGCTCCCCTGACCTTGAAGCTCCCGGTCTTCTGCAGGTGCTCTGCTTTGAAGAACAGCTTCCTGCCACACAGCAGGTTGAGGGTCTCAGAGGACAGCACAGGTGTGCGGTGCACATGGGGCTTCAGGCGTAGAGCAGCTTCCTGGATGTCTTGCAAGCGGATGGTTTCCAAAGTGGACCTCTTTCTTAGACAGAGAAGTGGGTTCTGCAGGATGTCCAGATCAGACTGCAGCTGAAATCAAAGGTGAGAAGCCTGTCAACACAGGCCAGGAAGTGCTGCAGATGTCCTGGCCTAAACTGAAAAGATGAAACTGTACCAGCTGCGGGCCCTTGTTGCAGTGGCAGACACCGGAAGCCTGTCCAGAGCTGCACAGCGGTTGCAGGTCTCCCAGTCTTCGATCAGTGAGGCCATTCAGGCCCTGGAGCGGCACCACCAGAACCAGCTTGTGGCCCGTGGTTCTCAGGGGTCCCGCATGACTCCACTCGGAGCCCAGGTGGTGAAGCATGCCCGTGTGGCCTTGCAAGCCCTGGACAGCATCGATCAGGAGGTGGCCCTGCATTCCGGCCAGTTGCAGGGGGTCTTGCGCATTTCCACCTTTCGCAGCATCACCAGTCAGCTCATGCCTGCAGTGATGGCCCGGCTGAAACAACTGCACTCTGGCATCCAGCTGGACCTGATGGAGTGCACCATCTGTTATGAAGAAACCCTGCTTGCCCCTCTGCATGAAGGAAAAGCCGATCTGGCCTTCATCCCAAATGGTGAAGCCGCAGGGCTGGATGCCTGGACCATCCTGCAAGATCCCTTTGTGGCCCTGGTGCCTGAAAGCTGGAGCCTGCGAGAACGTCTGCATCCTGCAGATCTGCAAGGCAGGGTGCTGATCACCACCAGAGACTGTGACTGCACCCTGCGCATCGAAAGGTACCTGCTTGAGCACCAGATCAAGCCTGCTGAAACCATCCGTGTGCAAGAGGACCTCACCATGTACAACATGGTCCGGGAGGGCATCGGAGCGTGCCTCACGGGTCGCTTTGCCCTGGATTATCAGCCTGCACACACCAGGGTTCTGCCACTGGCCTGTGCGCTGCACCGCAACATCCGTCTGGTCCTGCGTCCAGAGGGACGGGATGTTCCCATCATCCAGCAGTTTCTGCAGGTCTTCCAGACCGTCCTGAACGACGCTCCTTTTGCTGTGCTGGAACGGTCCTCTGCTGCACTGGAAATGCACTTCAGACCCTGAGACCCCTGCCATCTTTCCCCTCCTGCTTCTGAACTTCAGCCTAGTCTGCAACAGACCTGGAAACCATCGGGGGTGGTGTTCAGATGGAAGCAGGGGATCGGCAACACCTGTACCCTGCAAACTGCGCCCTGATGGCTGCCCTACAATGCAGAGCATGCGCATTATGGGAATTGATGTGTCACCTGACCTCCTGAACCGCTGGAGGAACATTTTTGTTTTTCCAGATGAACCTGTTTTCTTCACTGAAACTTCGCTGGAACTGGGAAAGGACCTTCAGCCCCAGCCCAGAACCCGCCGGGGAGACCTCAATTATGCGGATGCCTACCAGACCTACCATGTGGGAGCACACGCAAGTCATCTGGCCTGCTGTCTGCCTGAGGCCATACGCCACCATGCACACCACAACAAGATCATGCAGGTTCAGCATGAACTGGGCAGAGGCCAGATTTACACGCTGGCATGGGTGGAGCAGCTTTTTGGAAGCCTTCCTGCACCTCTAATACAGGATGTCTTTGAGACCTCACAGGGAAAGCATGTGGCCCTGAGGCACGACGCATGGCACAACCTGACCCCTGAAGAGCAAAACATCTGGATGTCCGCCTGCATCGAGCAAGACCGTGAAAGCTGCCTCTCCTCCACCCTGCCAGAGGCCCTCTGGGAAAAGATTGCCCTCCACTGTGGACCACATGTGCGTGCCCTGGCAGGTACCTTCAGTGCTGAGAGCGGCCCCAACTGCCTGGCCACCACTCTGGCTCCCCTGTTGCATGGGCAGGCTGAGGTCTCAGAGGTGCAAAACACCTGGCTGCATCCAGAGCCTTTCCTGTCCGGTCTCCACGCTGCAGGTTTTCATCCCACAGAAACAC
It encodes:
- a CDS encoding LysR family transcriptional regulator gives rise to the protein MKLYQLRALVAVADTGSLSRAAQRLQVSQSSISEAIQALERHHQNQLVARGSQGSRMTPLGAQVVKHARVALQALDSIDQEVALHSGQLQGVLRISTFRSITSQLMPAVMARLKQLHSGIQLDLMECTICYEETLLAPLHEGKADLAFIPNGEAAGLDAWTILQDPFVALVPESWSLRERLHPADLQGRVLITTRDCDCTLRIERYLLEHQIKPAETIRVQEDLTMYNMVREGIGACLTGRFALDYQPAHTRVLPLACALHRNIRLVLRPEGRDVPIIQQFLQVFQTVLNDAPFAVLERSSAALEMHFRP